Part of the Harpia harpyja isolate bHarHar1 chromosome 16, bHarHar1 primary haplotype, whole genome shotgun sequence genome, TACAACTTTGTGCTGTAAataactaaaaatacattttaatgaggaaaaactATTCAAAGATTAAAATTCTAGTCTTAAAACACAAAGATTTatctttttcactgttttgctttgtatttctatttcagaatAGGGGGAGAGACTCAAGAACTCTTGAGAAAAATGGCTGAAGGCACTGTGAAATGGGCTGGTTGCACATCTTTTTCCCTATCAATTTAGTCTGTTTTATTCACTTAGGTTTTTTCATTGGATTTAGGAGTGCAATAGGACAATTCACAGAGCAAATCACATTATATACTCCCAACCTCACCTCCACAAAAAAAGACATGtcaatttatttccctttttgaTCGAATTCCTGCAGGCatcaaaaaaaatctttccattctGCTTGCCATTATATGAGAGGTCTGCAAATGAGTTTCAGAAAACCCTGACTTGTGAAGCAGAACAAGATGGACACCTTTGAAATTTAGATTATAGCACCTTAAAAGAAGGGACTGGGGCCATCAATCCCATATAGCTGCAGAGATCCAAATCTACTGTTCATGAAAAGTATAAAGGTAAAAGGTAATTGTGTGCCTAATTACTTTGGGTAGGGGGTATTTTTAATTGACATCTTTGAGATGTAAAGGTCCTAGAAACCTGAGCAAATTGTGTTACTACATTAGAACAGCCACATTTGATCTATATTCACATCGAGCCTTCCTCCTTTAGGAAGAGCTGCAGAGGTTTGGATGCTCCAAAAAtgtaaggtgtttttttttttggtggtgtttttttttattaaataaaaaataaaaaaacaacaaacaaaaccgtAATACTTAGAAGTCTCTTCAAAGAAGACTTTATACTACTGAAGTACAAAGAGTATCTCAAGCTCCTACCTGCCCCCACAAAACCCTGAATTTCAAGTTTTCACACTGAAGGAACATTTTCAGCTACAAGGACAGCACTGATGCAGGGAAGGGCACTCCATTCACAGGTGCTTTAACTCATCTATATACCCAACTGTTATACTTCTAAAATACTAATAgacactcccccccctcccccccaaaaaaaccctctagTTGTTCTCCCACAGTATACATGACTCCTACCCACTTTTCTCATCAAGCTCTTTCTGAAAGAGTATTCCCTTCCCCCTCATTGACTGCCAATACCTTAATAATAAAACTTACCTTCTCTTTTTAATTAGATTTGAACATAGCATGAAACATATGCTTCTGTGAAGCAAAATATTAAGCAGAACTACCAAAACTAAGTTGGCTTTTTTGTGAGGCATTAGGGATGTTGTAAAGACTTTGCTAACAGCACTTATGTACAAAAAAGTTAAATCAACACATTTACTGCTACCTCTACCATAGTGTCGCTTGGtggaaacaatgaaaataaacttACTTTGTGAATACTCCTCTCCCATTTGTGGGGGATACTCTTCATCCCAGTCAACAACATCATCATCTGTGAGCACAACAATGTGGCACTCCCTCTCACCACTTTGGGCACTGGCTACCATTAATGGGAGAATCATTTCTTCTAGATAAAACTCAAACTGTTTGCGTGCACCATCATTTGACAATTCATGCATGAGAGCACCTGGAACAAAATTTTAAGCATAGGCACATTTCAAAGCTTGGTAAAAAAATGAAGGCAGGAATAAGAAACACAGCAGTTCTGTTGAGTTTGTAGTATTTACTGCAGGCAGCTGTAAAGACATTTAGTCTATTCGTTTGTGTAAGATCAGaactttttcaaatgtttatcAGAAGCCCCACTAGAAGTTCAAACTAACAGGACTGTCCTGCATATATTAACATAATGTTGGGCAGACAGAGAAGTGACTTTGAGGAGACCTCCTTCATGTTTTACTACTGCTAAGCATTTAGTAATTGTGTGCAAGACTCCTCTTGGGCTTcgtaaaagaaacattatttaagCCAGTTGCTGAAAGAACAGAGTATGCAACCCACTTCTCATAAGCAGTAGCTTAAAAACAAAGCCTCTTAAAACCCTCACAGCATGAGCTGCTAAGTCCTTCTGCTAAGGACAAAGTGCACCGAGAGCGTGACTCAGCAGGCAACATGCCGTGAGGTCGGTGAAGTCACAGGTGCCCTGCGCAGATCTCGCAGCTGGGATGCCACAGCTTGGCCCTGCGCCGGGCTCCGCACTGCGCAAACACCATGGGATCAGAGGAGCCAAAGACACGGGCCAGGTCATTTAAACATTGGCCAAAACTTCAGCTGTGCTCAGGGAAGGAACGAGCTGAAGAGACACTACACGCTGGGAACCATGATGCACCCTACACCACCAGCAAAGCTGCGCTACTTGTGCTAGCAACACAGCCTAATTCTCTTAAGCAAGGAGTTGAATAAGTTATTCTCACTGTCCTCTGCAAAAAAGATACCACTTAATGTTACTGTATCTGTACTGCAAATGCATCAATACAGTTTAAGTATTCCACAGAGCTgaccacagcagaaaaatatctgaatatcAGATATTGAAGTatcagaaacattatttttcaaaaggtcTTTAttatataagaaagaaaaaaggatggatTTTGCTCATGTAGTGTCAAACCATGTCCTTAACTCAATAAAGGATACAATTTGGAATTAATCCCCCCGTATATTTGCCTAAGTTGGTCTGTATAATTCAATTTTAATAAATTCTGTACTTACTGAGATCCCTGCATTTAATAGTACTATACTCGAAAGAGATACAGAGATAGTCACACGCTTCTCTCAATTCAGGAATAGATATCCCATCAGGACAGCGTATCACTCCTGTCTTGTAGTAATCCTACAGTAAtgcagcaaacaaaaaaccacaatgCATTTCAACATTGACTGACAGAAacatttcatcttttcatttatgATGCTTTCTCCACAAGCAAACCCCCCAAAATGTAAAAGAGCAACATATGTTAAACTTTGTGAACTTCATTGTCCTCAAATTTATCAATTTTTCAAGCTGCTTTCAGAGCAGTGAGCTCTGGTTAAAATTGTTATGCAACTGACAACTATTAATACTGATCATTTTGGTGGATGTATACTGTCTTTTATCTATACTTCGCTCAGCTTTTGCTATTCCAATTCTGCTGACAAAGCAGTATGGCAGCTCTACTTCTTTGTTTAGATATGAAATACATAAGGGGCCATTTTCTTCTCAGACTGAagtttgcttttctcctgttaCCTGAAGTAAGTTAACTTCCAGTACTCCGTTTCATCTAATTTCAGCACAAGAAGGGCTGAATATACCTTAAGTAGGTAAACTAGATGCATAGGAGAAGGTGAACAAATTTCTGGCAGTCAGTAGTTTTTTGGTTCATTTCATGCATGCCTTCTCTCTCCCTGGCTGTCACATGCACATGTCTAGAAAACCTACGTGTATTTTCACAtcaagcattttttcccctctagagaaaaatacagaagaacgGTATTTATTCCGTCCACAAAGTCCAGATATGCAGGTAAGCGTAAATCAAGAATTTATGCCTCTTAATACTCATAGTGCTTGTCCTAACAGTACTTGCCCCTGAAAACTCACCAGAATAGCACGAAACACAGTGGAACCAATTCCTTCAGCAACTTCATACTCTCCTTTTTCATTAGGACGTGTAAAGTTATGTTCTCTGCCTGATCCAAACATCCTACTCAAGAATAAAAGTAATTTGGTTAGAATTCCTTActatgtttggggtttgttttttttttttgtaaatctgaaAAGTAAAATGCCAAAAATTGTACTGAAATGGCAGGGAAAAACCAGTCTATTCTCCCTTTTTTGTATGTACGCTGTTCAGTTTGGTTTATGTTTAGCAAGACTACTAGAAAATAGAAAGCAGGGTAGTGTAACTCAGGAAAGTCTAGTTTTATTCTTCAATCTTAACTTGCCAATATCCTTTGATCAAAACAAAAGTTAGACCAGGCCATTTCCTGCCAGTGCCAAAGGCAGGGGGAACCTGAAAGAACTCTTCTTTGCCATTTGTGGGGTAATGTAGCACAAGAACAGGTTTTGTTGGGGAATTCTCATTATTTAAAGACATTTGAGGTAGTTTAAGAAACAGAGCTTAGCGTTCAAGTACATGCAACTCAcctcaattttatttaaaagatttagtTAATTCAAAATTGAAGTAACACTCTGATGGAAAATACCCATGCTTAAGGGTAGCATGTACAGCATATTTCTCCCCACTAGGATGCAAGCAAAATTAGACTAAGGAGACAACTACAAGTCCCAAACAGAATCTGAATTTTTTGAAACACACCTCTGATACAGAATTACACCCTATGCTTACAAAAAGTATTGCCTTCTActctttatttacaaatataccCCAATGGCAAAGCTTTGCTTTCATACACACAAGCCAAAGAAGCAGAGTTGGTGTACTGTGTGCATTTATAACAGAGAACGAAGTAACTTTTTTCTACTTAATAGTTTGACATGTGTTTCCTGACCACTCTTCAAGACAAGAAATAATAGTTAGGAAAATGGCAGTCTAACAGGATATAGGCTTAAGGCAAATAATACATTCTCATTATAGTTACTTTTACCTCCCAGAACATACTAGCTAAGCTGTTCCGCTGTTCCTGCTTAGTGTCCTGTGAACTGACATTGGGTGAAAGTGGGTTTATAAATAACTTGCATTTTAGAGCAGTATTTCTGTATCTTTATTAACCTACTTTTGAATTAGCAGTAGATAAAATAAGCTTGTTCCTTGAACCAATCCCAAAGGGAGAATAActcagcaacacacacacacaaaaaaaaatctagtgcaTTAGCCAGCACCACTTACTCTGAGGCCGGGCatggaaaacaaaactgtttcacCACATAACTTCACACTGATGCACTCCAGTTTGTTAGTCTGgatatttatatgtatacatttatGCATGTATTATGCATAAACAATGATTTAATTCAGTATTACttctatttatttccctttacaGGTTACACAGAGaagcattttttgctttctctgtaaCTCTTCCCCAAGTTTTCAAAATAGGAAACCAAGATATTTTTTATCCCACACAGTGGTGatttaaacaaagcagaaattgTTTAATCATATTTATTACCTGTACCTTGGCAAATaactttatatatatgtattttaaatacgATTATATCCTTatgggctgagaaacagccacattttaatgaaaaagccaAATCCAAAGTGACACAGGTATAAaccttcatttctttcttgctGCGAGTTTGTAAGCGGTGCTCTCTACATTTGGACAATGCAAAACCAGCCAGTATTTGAGCAAGTATAGAATCTTTTCCTACCAAGTAAACATGGTAAATACGTTGCTCGTTATAGTTTCTACAGAAAATATTACACGCTTATTGTGGACTTTCATTCAACTATTGACCAATTTGAGTGTAAGGTCTCTTTGCTGAGAGGCTCTGATCTGTTATAGTATTGTCGTGGTTTATCTGGGTTTATCTATGGTTTATATCTGCTTTTTACTTAAAGACCTTTGCAAATTGATAATATTAAACATTAGCAGATCAGCGGTAGCAATATGAGTTCAACAGCTATTTAAACAGTTTTCATATCTACAAAGCATTTATGGCTCTCTTCTACAGTTagagattaaggaaaaaaaaaaaactcagatACAAACCTGCCCAACATTGTATTAGGTTGTGCAGTAAAGATAGAAGGATCCACAACAAATCTGGTGTTATCCACTATGAGCGTTACTCGTTCAGAAGTTCTTACATTCCGagctccctcttttccattttcatataCAAATACCATTTCCCCACCAGCCTTGCAGCTCCCATCTGAACTTGACTGGctactgtttctgctgctgttccccATGCTAACAACTGAACCATTAGGGGAAGTCTTCTGAGGACGAGGGCTGCTTGGTCGAGATGAACTGTGATCCTTTTCTCGATCTTAAAGTGGGGATGAGGTGGAAGGAGAAGAGACAGGAAATGAAATTATATATTTACATGAGCTCTATGCAGTTTGTCTTTCCAGGCACAAAACATGGCAACTTGGTAACTTAATTACAAATTCTTTCAGTTAAATCTGTTCTAGTTAAAGAAACCTTCAAACATAACTGTCCATATATGAGATCCTGAAGTTTCTACCACTTACACATCAAAACCACCTCACCTCCCCAAAGACCGTACAAGAAAAATTTAGCATTCTAGTACTGAAAAAGCAACTCAACATAATATAGAAGCTATGCATCACAGCTGGTGTTTAGTGCTGTAGTTCAAAGAAACAAACCAAGTCTTGTCACAAAAAACTCCAAGTGTTTCCTATATTTCTAAATACCTAAACCCTACCAAACAAAGGGGAAGTCTTTAGTCAGttaatttcttagaaaaattaGACTGTTCTTGTGATTTGAACTAAGTAAGAGCATCATGTAGGAATACACActgcagatggaagaaaaagtTATAACCTATCAAAATAGGGTACTCCCAGCCCAGGGCACATGTAAGAAATCTGGATGTTGTGGCATCAACAAATAATGCCTTTTATTGTACTCTTTTAACAAAATAGTAATTAAGTTTAAGAATTTTAATCCTGAAATGGCAATAGATCTGAACACACCAGAATGATACTGTCTTGTTGGTGAAGTAACATTCCTGATGCATGGAGTGAGCTGAGATTCTGCTCTTTCGTGGGATGAGTCACGAGATCTGTCACTTGATCTGCGTCTGTCCCTTGATCTCTCATGTCCACCACTTGCACCATGGAGGCTCATTTTTGTGTAGTCTATTCCTTTAGCAACACGAGATGAGgtgctgaaaacagaaataagagaaaCATTCAGCATTTCAAAATTTCAGGAACATgatgcatttaaattttaaaggcaTTCATACTCCATGTACATGTTTTGAAGATTAATATTATCCACCTCCATTTTCTTTGTTGTACTCATGTTTATATTTACAAACATGAACAATGATTTGGAACATTAAGTAGACAGCAAAAATTACCTGTTTATTGCTGTGTGATCTACAAAGACACTGTCTGATCAGTTGAGCTGCTTGTGAACCTGTATTCACAGAAATCCCTTCGAGAATAGATAAGTCAAATATAACTGAGCATTTTTTTTGATTCTTACTGTTAAATTAAATGTTCTAATCAAACCATGGAATTAAAAGTTAGGGGTCATTTCTTCCAATGAAACCTGTTTTGGAAAACCCTTCTAAGAGCACAGGCTTTTAGTACTGACCTTACTTTTTTGCAACTTGCCCTTTACAAAGGTGGTCAGCCTTAAGCTAGTTGATACATCGAGACACACCAGCCAAGGGTTTATTTCTGtgcattcttttttaaattttcagttactCTTAGAAGGAACAATAGTAAGCCACCACAACCCAGACAGCAAACACATGAACTATATTATTAAAGCCAAGACCTACAGCACTGTCAGTAACAAGCAGAACATTTGTTCTAAACTAGCAAATTTTAATGTAacagtttaagattttttttttagactgtgATTAAGTTGTTACTATTCCTTAAATTAAGATACTGATTACATTTTGCAATTAATTATTAAACCTACCAACAAAACCTGTCAGTTTCAAGATCCAGTACTCTCAGAAGCTAtctaaaaattaaatatcaaCTTCCCACAGCTATTGTTGAATTTTACCAAAAATACTTATGCCTTTTATTTGtactctttaaaacaaaatttttataTCAGGACAGCACAGACATATCTGTGTCCTTGCACCCCACTAGAATTCCTAAATCAGTTCCTTTGCTATTTGCCTTTCAAGTGTGGGCATGACAACACTCCTTATTTATGGGTTTAACTGAAGAACTTTCCAAAAGCCTCAGGTACTGGATAACTGAGACAGACATCTGCAGAGCTACAAGGTCTGACAAAGAAGGGTCATAATTTCCCACAGGAACCTCCATGTCCCACTTGCTCGCAGCCTGCAAATCCCACAACTTTTACGAAGAGACCTTAAATATGACTGCTAAGAATGCTGTAGGATTCAAGAACACAAAGAGGTAAGAATAATGAAATGACCTAGCTAAGAAAAGcacaacaaattttaaaagcatgaacTGTAGAAGCAAGCTGAGCAGAATGTCCTCTTTTTAAGTTGCTTAGAagtaatgacaacaacaacaacaaaaatctagGCTATTCAAAAAAGTGAACATCTACCATGACATGTTCCAGCTTCAGGTTTCAGAGACTGATAAAGAAGAGCTTAAACTGGAACAAAAAGGCTATGATAGATCTTATGCAGTTTACATTAGCACAAAACGAGTATTAGCACAATGCAAAGAATAAGAAATATACCTCTCGCCTAAGGAACACAAGCTTCTCCCCACCCCATGTGAATGAGGGAAGGATCTCACATCCGAGAGAGCAGAAGTTTGGTGCAGAGACAATCTACTGCAATACTGTTGCCTGCCAAGCTTAAAATATGCTGCAATAAGACATGCATCTTTAGGATGTGAAGTCAGCCAAAGGTCTATTGAATAATGTAAAAGAACTGCAAGCCTTGCTTATGGCTGGAAATGCTCAGATTTACAGTCCAAGAATAAAGATGATCCAACCACTTTCATtagaaggaaacagaattttcctCAGGACTTTCAATGCAATTCTGAAAGTATTAAGATATATAGCATTTCAGCATGGCTAATGTTGTCTCCTTACTTGTTTTACTACTCTATTAGAGAAAGGTAAATTCAgtattatgaaaatgaaatgtgcaAAAGTGTGCAAGAATGAGATCGGCAAACCTGCCTTTCAAGAATAATCAACAATTTAGGAAAACATTTGCACCTTTTtcttccatatatatatatatgcatacaaaaCATAACATTTCAATAGGTACAAAATATGCCCACAAATTGTCAGAAGTGTGGACTATAGACTGTAATTTAAATCTAACTTGAAACCAAAGTCTGACCCCTGTTTATAAACGATATTCACTACTACTACAGCTAAACTTCCCAAGAAATGgccaaactttaaaaacaaaacaaacaaaaaaacccaaaccccaccctTTATCTCATCTGCACATTTATATTTGCTCACCATGGTATAACCACCTATCCCACaaagggggtgggtgggtgagtgggggtgtgtgcatgtgcgtgtgtgtggagTACTCAAACACGTACATAGCAGTCCTGTGACAAAATATCTCAGCAAATCCTAATAAAGCCCCATGTGATCAGGCCTTTGTTAAAGCAGCGCTTTGATCATAGACCTGATAATATTTCTAACCATGCTGTGAGAAACCAGAGTTTTGCAGGTGCCACATTTTATAGTATCAAAATGTATGACTCACTATTTCTCAATAGCTAAAGTGTTCTAGTTGCTTTAAATACAGGAAACAcaccagaaaaatgaaactgaaccACTGTAGGGATATGCAGGCTTATCACGCATTTTGGCAGAGCAGACATGAATTACCCTTTAACAGAGAAGGCAATTAAAATGCGATTCTTAATCCAGAAAACCATCTAAAGCCACATTACCCTCTAAGCAGTGATTCAGAGTTCACACTGAAGTAGGGCAAACCCTGGTTAATAATCTCTTTACAGGAGTTGAGAAAAAACAGGTGCTACAGGAAGTAACACTGACTCAGCTGGCACCATACCTCCTCCTTAGTCACCTCTGAATAAAGGACTAAACACACTGGGCACAACTGTTTCAGCTGTACCTTCTCAGTATTGGAACTGGGGCTACTTCTGCCTCGGTACGTACAGCCAGCAGGCCTGGGAGGAGAAGGGCAGCGGGCGCAGAGTAACgtgcctcctgctgccagccacGTCCGTCCCTTTGGAGCATGGGCACATGAGCCATCAACTCAGCACACCGCATTACGAAAGAGGCAGAGGCCACCAGCTGGAGGAGGACAGGATCCTTAAATATTAAATCAATCGTTTCTGAAACAGATAGATgagtaaataattttcaaagagcTGCTCAAATTGCAGCTGGCCACACCATTCATTTGCTGGCTTCTATGTTGTACTTTCCTCCCTTTAATGTACAGATTAATGCTAACTGTGAGACTGGCACATTATCTATTAGCCAGAAGATGCAAGATGAAAGCCAAAATTGCAAGATTTCTGAGAATCCAAGCAGTTTGGCTTGAGACAGCACCATCTGAATCATTAATCTTCACTCAATAACAGCCATCTAAAATGTCAATCTTAAATTTCATCACTGTTGAGTCAcagtacacacacacaaaaatttctTTCATCTGTTGGATATATACCTGACAAAATCTGAAGTTCCATTTGTTCGACAGCATGTGCACTCAGATAAATACTACCACTGATTTACAATTTTGCTCTACAATAAACAAGACGACTAAAATGAGTTTAAGTCTGAACAAAGAGAATAGAAAGAGGTGGAATTTAGCATGTCAGAAGAGACAATCACTGGCTTTACCCTGCAATATTTGACTAGGAAAATTGTGCCACTGAGCTACTCTATCAGTCTGAAAAAGGAACTACATCGGTTGCCAGTACATATGAAAGACGACCTGTGGCTTATATTTTCCTGTAAAGAGGCTTTAGAAGAAGTTGCAAGTATTCAAAAAAATGAAGACATCAGAACTaccaaataattttgattttttttgataTGACTTATTAATagtatcatttttttccccactaacaAAGCCATTGGGGACAGGAGGTTGTTTCTGCAGGGAAATAAAAATCCCTTCACACCATACCAGCAATGAGCAGAACTTTAACTACAAACCTGTCCCCAGCGATGCAGGCAAGCCAAACTGGCATCCACTAGGGAGTTCCACTGTTGTGTCAACACAGCTACCTACCTACATGGATGGAAAAGTGCCTGACAAAAGCAGAACTGCCCCATTTGCAAGAACAGGCAAACTGTTAGGAAGCATTGTGGTTCACAGAAGCATTACGCAGACCAGATGAAAGACCAGTACTTCTCAAACAGCAGTGAACTGCCTTTAATTAGAAGTGCCAGGAAGCTGTTGGTCTCATGCAGCACCTGGCTGCCATACTATATAAATCTGTAATTTCAGTTTACAACAGTCAATGGCGCTCTGCACAGTGCATTACTTCAAGCCTTTAAGAAAGTCATTATAGTTTCGGATCTCTATCTCGCTCTGAAAAGAAGTATTTGCAATGTCAACTTTCAATTAATTTCCCAGCCGATGACCACCAGCTGTGCACTGTGCTGTGGAAGCCATGGGCAATGACTGAGGCACAACACCAGCCTATAAGCAAAATTCTCCTGCATGTTTAATAACatattgcatttaatttaaaactgtaagagagaaaaaaaccccaacattttaaaCCCACAGCCTCATTTCCTCATTCACTAAAGCTGGAAAAAGCCCCATATACATAGACCATCTAGTACCCAAAAGTTTATAAAGGAAAGAGAGTCAATTACTTtcttacgggggggggggggggggggggggggggggagaacccaaacaaaaccaaccctaTGAATATTTGTACACTTAGACAACCTTCACAGATTCAATATACAGTTTTTCCTGGCTCCAAAGGAACACTGAAACACTAACACTGCACCCATTCAAGAACTTTAAGTCAGTGATAGCATTTATTTTCCCCCTCAGTCAGGGATCAAGGAAGCTCTGCCTTTGTAAGGGGAAGaggcattttctttaaaagcagctgccccacaaagaaaaccaaataaactCAAGGCTTTATTTAAGCAAACCTATTTAATATGAtgtaaaggaggaaaaagagtACCATTAAAATGGCACACTTGTCATACTGATATGCTTCCCATTTTTGCAGTAAGGGaagagctgtttttaaaaaatgtaaatcctCTTCAATTTAATGATGCTTTGGAGTCATCTGTGGAAGGAGAGCTTCAGTTTGTCTTTATACACAACAACATATTGCTCTGAATATATTACTAATGATTAAAAGAAGTCATTAAACTGAATTAATTCTACTGCCAAAACGATTAGCATGTATTCCAATACAAAAACTTCATGTGCATCCTACTGAATACTGCCAATAAATGTACCTGTTTTATAAAACCAGCTCGTCTACACAGAATTATGATGCTAAACCAATATACTTATTACTCCCCAAACC contains:
- the BTBD10 gene encoding BTB/POZ domain-containing protein 10 isoform X2, whose amino-acid sequence is MAGRPHPYDSNSSDPENWDRKLHNRPRKLCKHSSTSSRVAKGIDYTKMSLHGASGGHERSRDRRRSSDRSRDSSHERAESQLTPCIRNVTSPTRQYHSDREKDHSSSRPSSPRPQKTSPNGSVVSMGNSSRNSSQSSSDGSCKAGGEMVFVYENGKEGARNVRTSERVTLIVDNTRFVVDPSIFTAQPNTMLGRMFGSGREHNFTRPNEKGEYEVAEGIGSTVFRAILDYYKTGVIRCPDGISIPELREACDYLCISFEYSTIKCRDLSALMHELSNDGARKQFEFYLEEMILPLMVASAQSGERECHIVVLTDDDVVDWDEEYPPQMGEEYSQIIYSTKLYRFFKYIENRDVAKSVLKERGLKKIRLGIEGYPTYKEKVKKRPGGRPEVIYNYVQRPFIRMSWEKEEGKSRHVDFQCVKSKSITNLAAAAADIPQDQLVVMHPTPQVDELDILPIHPPPSNSEMDTEGQNPPL
- the BTBD10 gene encoding BTB/POZ domain-containing protein 10 isoform X3; protein product: MSLHGASGGHERSRDRRRSSDRSRDSSHERAESQLTPCIRNVTSPTRQYHSDREKDHSSSRPSSPRPQKTSPNGSVVSMGNSSRNSSQSSSDGSCKAGGEMVFVYENGKEGARNVRTSERVTLIVDNTRFVVDPSIFTAQPNTMLGRMFGSGREHNFTRPNEKGEYEVAEGIGSTVFRAILDYYKTGVIRCPDGISIPELREACDYLCISFEYSTIKCRDLSALMHELSNDGARKQFEFYLEEMILPLMVASAQSGERECHIVVLTDDDVVDWDEEYPPQMGEEYSQIIYSTKLYRFFKYIENRDVAKSVLKERGLKKIRLGIEGYPTYKEKVKKRPGGRPEVIYNYVQRPFIRMSWEKEEGKSRHVDFQCVKSKSITNLAAAAADIPQDQLVVMHPTPQVDELDILPIHPPPSNSEMDTEGQNPPL
- the BTBD10 gene encoding BTB/POZ domain-containing protein 10 isoform X1 codes for the protein MPKDADLAFKAAFLEGTEFLCALISKLFPCFCISSLIDTRGSTSSRVAKGIDYTKMSLHGASGGHERSRDRRRSSDRSRDSSHERAESQLTPCIRNVTSPTRQYHSDREKDHSSSRPSSPRPQKTSPNGSVVSMGNSSRNSSQSSSDGSCKAGGEMVFVYENGKEGARNVRTSERVTLIVDNTRFVVDPSIFTAQPNTMLGRMFGSGREHNFTRPNEKGEYEVAEGIGSTVFRAILDYYKTGVIRCPDGISIPELREACDYLCISFEYSTIKCRDLSALMHELSNDGARKQFEFYLEEMILPLMVASAQSGERECHIVVLTDDDVVDWDEEYPPQMGEEYSQIIYSTKLYRFFKYIENRDVAKSVLKERGLKKIRLGIEGYPTYKEKVKKRPGGRPEVIYNYVQRPFIRMSWEKEEGKSRHVDFQCVKSKSITNLAAAAADIPQDQLVVMHPTPQVDELDILPIHPPPSNSEMDTEGQNPPL